Proteins from a single region of Chroococcidiopsis sp. TS-821:
- a CDS encoding DUF5996 family protein, whose translation MPLAPRTVADFYQEVMDILHRSGIELRIWTMRQEVAEPISFERDRASRI comes from the coding sequence ATACCCCTTGCACCGCGCACAGTAGCAGACTTTTATCAAGAGGTGATGGATATCCTGCACAGAAGTGGAATAGAATTACGCATTTGGACAATGCGCCAAGAAGTTGCTGAGCCAATTTCGTTCGAGCGCGATCGCGCTTCCCGCATCTGA